A region from the Danaus plexippus chromosome 26, MEX_DaPlex, whole genome shotgun sequence genome encodes:
- the LOC116774318 gene encoding lipase 1-like isoform X1: MDIYIKIFIMMCAGLTMSEQQGIKEMARKTVPQLIASAGYPVEKHRVTTEDGYILQLHRIPAGRRIARRIGPSSKKKKAVLVVSGLLGSSGDFVIMGPERSLAYLLADEGYDVWLGNLRGDIYTSHTNYTRNNPKFWEYSFHEHGIYDLPASIDKVLEVTGLPKIMYIGFSMGTTSFFITLSEKPEYNDKVLAYMALAPAVYMRNVKNTAETLLLNWKLPDRMRERGLLSATIPRDLLEMFVTNMCYVKKPQMDMCTSFIYSVIGEDHEQYDGDMMAIIIMRLQPASWRQLEHFGKIALTDTFTSWEGGLKGAVKPYKLSNVKIPVSLFYGHNDRLTQKSQIMRLAGELNATGVLEDFLPACDWPKFNHLDFVFAKDVGTLLNEKLVDYIGKMFSKYG, encoded by the exons ATGGATATTtacattaagatatttattatgatgtGCGCTGGTTTGACTATGAGTGAACAGCAGGGGATAAAAGAAATGGCGCGAAAAACTGTG CCTCAACTAATAGCTTCAGCGGGCTACCCAGTGGAAAAGCACAGGGTCACAACAGAGGATGGATACATCCTGCAGTTACATAGAATACCAGCTGGAAGAAGAATCGCCAGAAGAATAGGACCGAGTTCAAAAAAGAAGAAAGCTGTATTGGTAGTCAGCGGTCTACTTGGCAGCAGCGGAGACTTTGTCATCATGGGACCGGAGAGAAGTTTAG CATACCTTCTAGCAGACGAAGGTTACGATGTATGGCTTGGCAACCTCAGGGGTGATATTTACACTAGCCATACAAACTACACAAGAAATAATCCAAAATTTTGGGAGTACAG tttTCATGAGCATGGTATATACGATCTGCCGGCGTCTATCGACAAAGTCTTAGAGGTCACTGGTCTACCGAAGATCATGTACATTGGCTTTTCCATGGGCACAACCAGCTTCTTCATAACGTTGAGTGAAAaacctgaatataatgataaagttCTGGCGTACATGGCGCTCGCTCCAGCCGTGTACATGAGAAATGTTAAGAACACTGCTGAAACGCTTCTATTGAATTGGAAGTTACCG GATCGTATGCGGGAACGAGGCTTGCTGTCTGCCACTATCCCGCGAGATCTACTAGAGATGTTTGTCACCAACATGTGTTACGTCAAAAAGCCTCAGATGGATATGTGCACCAGCTTTATATACAGCGTCATAGGAGAAGACCACGAACAGTATGATGGg GACATGATGGCCATCATTATCATGAGATTGCAGCCGGCTTCATGGAGACAGTTGGAACATTTCGGAAAAATTGCTTTGACAG ataCTTTCACATCCTGGGAAGGTGGATTGAAGGGTGCTGTGAAACCGTACAAgctcagtaacgttaaaataCCTGTATCCTTATTCTATGGACACAATGATCGTTTAACTCAGAAGTCT cAAATCATGAGGCTAGCTGGCGAGCTTAATGCAACTGGTGTTTTAGAAGATTTCCTACCAGCCTGTGATTGGCCAAAATTCAATCACCTTGACTTTGTCTTTGCAAAAGATGTTGGAACACTGCTCAATGAGAAACTAGTTGATTATATAGGAAAAATGTTTAGTAAAtatggataa
- the LOC116774515 gene encoding protein cramped, with translation MSSGVQQDEERTELLGSLTTQQQQRTSARVIKKLRLEPQIDKRDVTECETPNKIDDKDPLKFPTVKQRMPKALWSADEKSLFFEALNEYGKDFDSITSYICAKMKKKGMLDGNLKTKTQVSHFYYRTWHKLSKHVRFDENVKKVAQELYALINYGELRRKLVSVNEKICARLGEMVRGGSIAVRTKGKTIRVRTPMCRALRRLNQIAERAYGARVCTRAQVILRARDAASWTRVQAAAHNPRAVVALTLRTRLVALLWALERRWNCISHVMLMENGSDLKTEEYSSPFCENGDKLDEHLNLETDRTIIQERAPPGVSLHVGPRPEADVRLPELRPREPLSSQKICFASYLERMGALRRQDGDVKIRTPKRHRKDSVSDKDKENDKKIKIEDIETNKLINIEETAIDGIELMAHYKNNQEDEEKPSTEEEKEMRSEEIVEEDSERDKDVIEKDNDVLDRDRDMRERDKDMLDREKEMPERDKDMLEREKDSFSEMEDDEKYNKSDTDNESDGREKKQMKYKNLKVKFRIRPKKRGGSVYTLVLDHDKNKEEDAKIDEKEEKEEEQKPDIDVDFAMRQVRKGWSVWDAGDLTIGDLYLMFGSRSRLELDYWWAEPTPPLPKTRTEDRLDRREKGNKTPDKGDSSVEDERERCDNDILSPKNTFSQDSNDGLSGDERKSEQLSSPDHKSGTLKLVSKLINRPTHVSTNNGYSLVSDRLRRLLALAGNSHFGGGARGVHARKHGATHVQKPPACRLSPTRSPPATGPALFRHPAPIAPKPEPESCQSPISLNGLPKWRRGRPSTDRRVVVQRLLPLMPKLPPPNNLIPVKMVSNSQPVQPRLVPKPPPSSSSDLSMYYVLSQSNGQFFFHDGDRRIPILTDSGNTSQNAEDAKADDGEVKEDKESDIKIVKVEAGVENGGEAGEGRTYEQNDISSFLPSESLSLSPSRLLRAPGEGGEADWLDTHDFSLSSFLSHLEKAQQELPVDSHLQSLMAESSVDYVAKFADLAAEVDDQDLSDDLP, from the exons ATGTCTTCGGGGGTTCAACAGGATGAAGAGCGGACCGAGCTGTTGGGATCGTTAACAACACAACAACAACAGAGGACCAGCGCCAGGGTCATTAAGAAACTGAGACTGGAACCGCAAATTGACAAACGAG ACGTCACAGAATGCGAGACTCCAAACAAAATAGACGATAAAGACCCTTTAAAGTTCCCAACGGTCAAACAACGTATGCCCAAGGCGTTGTGGTCGGCTGATGAGAAAAGCCTTTTCTTCGAAGCCTTGAACGAATACGGCAAGGACTTCGACTCAATCACCTCGTACATTTGCGCTAAAATGAAGAAGAAGGGCATGCTAGATGGAAATCTGAAGACTAAGACCCAAGTCagccatttttattacaggACGTGGCATAAGCTGTCCAAACACGTGCGATTTGATGAAA ATGTCAAAAAAGTAGCCCAGGAGCTTTACGCTCTGATAAATTATGGCGAGTTGAGAAGGAAGCTGGTGTCTGTTAACGAGAAGATCTGCGCTCGTTTGGGAGAAATGGTCCGTGGAGGATCCATAGCTGTGAGGACCAAGGGAAAGACGATCAGAGTCAGAACACCAATGTGCAGAGCTCTCAGACGACTCAATCAAATCGCGG AGCGCGCGTACGGCGCTCGTGTGTGCACCCGGGCTCAAGTGATATTGCGCGCTCGGGACGCGGCGTCTTGGACGCGCGTGCAGGCCGCCGCCCACAACCCGCGGGCGGTCGTCGCGCTCACTCTCAGGACGAGGCTCGTGGCGCTGCTGTGGGCTCTCGAGAGacggtggaattgt ATAAGTCACGTCATGTTGATGGAAAATGGAAGTGATTTAAAAACCGAGGAATATTCTTCGCCATTTTGTGAGAACGGAGACAAGCTGGACGAACACCTCAACTTGGAAACAGACAGGACCATAATCCAag AGCGTGCGCCCCCCGGTGTGTCGCTCCACGTCGGTCCTCGGCCCGAGGCCGACGTCCGTCTACCGGAGCTTCGCCCTCGCGAGCCTCTGTCCAGTCAGAAGATATGCTTTGCTTCATATCTCGAAAGAATGGGCGCTTTGAGAAGACAGGATGGAGATG TCAAAATTCGTACACCGAAACGGCACAGAAAAGACAGCGTGTCCGATAAAGATAAGGAAAAtgacaagaaaattaaaatagaggacatagaaacaaacaaactaattAACATAGAAGAAACAGCCATAGACGGCATAGAGCTGATGGCGCATTACAAGAACAACCAGGAAGATGAGGAGAAACCCAGCACTGAGGAAGAGAAGGAGATGAGGTCGGAGGAGATCGTGGAGGAAGATTCAGAGAGGGACAAAGACGTGATAGAGAAAGACAATGACGTGTTGGACAGAGACAGAGACATGCGAGAAAGAGACAAAGATATGTTGGACAGAGAGAAAGAGATGCCAGAGAGAGACAAGGATATGTTAGAGAGAGAGAAAGACAGCTTCTCAGAAATGGAAGACGACGAGAAATATAACAAGAGTGACACAGACAATGAGAGCGACGGGCGAGAGAAGAAACAGatgaaatataagaatttgaag GTGAAGTTCCGTATACGTCCCAAGAAGAGAGGTGGCTCCGTCTACACCCTGGTGTTGGATCATGACAAGAATAAGGAGGAAGATGCCAAG ataGATGAAAAGGAGGAGAAGGAAGAAGAACAGAAGCCGGATATAGATGTAGACTTCGCGATGAGGCAGGTCAGAAAAGGATGGAGCGTTTGGGACGCGGGGGATCTTACCATAGGAGATTTGTATTTGATG TTCGGTTCCCGCTCGAGATTAGAATTGGACTACTGGTGGGCGGAGCCTACACCCCCACTACCTAAGACGAGGACGGAAGATAGGCTCGATAGGAGAGAGAAAGGGAACAAAACGCCAGACAAGGGAGACAGCTCAGTAGAAGACGAGAGGGAGAGGTGTGACAACGACATACTCTCACCCAAGAACACGTTCAGCCAAGACAGTAACGACGGCCTGTCCGGCGACGAGAGGAAGA GTGAGCAGCTGTCGTCGCCGGACCACAAGTCCGGGACCTTGAAGCTGGTCAGTAAACTGATCAACCGACCCACGCACGTCTCCACCAACAACGGGTACTCGCTGGTTAGCGACAG acTGCGGCGACTGCTGGCGCTGGCGGGGAACAGTCACTTTGGTGGAGGGGCGAGAGGAGTGCACGCGCGGAAACACGGAGCGACACAT GTGCAGAAGCCCCCCGCGTGTAGATTGAGTCCGACGAGGTCTCCCCCCGCCACGGGCCCCGCGCTCTTCAGACACCCCGCACCCATCGCTCCCAAGCCAGAGCCGGAG TCGTGTCAGTCGCCTATTAGTCTCAATGGTCTGCCCAAGTGGCGCCGCGGGCGACCTTCCACCGACAGACGGGTCGTGGTCCAACGTCTCCTGCCCCTCATGCCCAAACTACCACCACCAAACA ATCTGATTCCCGTGAAGATGGTGTCCAACTCCCAGCCGGTCCAACCGAGGCTGGTCCCAAAGCCGCCACCGTCAAGCTCCTCCGA CCTGTCGATGTACTACGTGCTGAGTCAGTCCAACGGACAGTTCTTCTTCCACGACGGCGACAGACGGATCCCCATCCTCACCGACTCCGGGAACACCTCCCAGAACGCCG AAGACGCCAAGGCTGATGATGGAGAGGTTAAGGAAGACAAGGAGTCGGACATCAAGATAGTTAAAGTAGAAGCTGGCGTCGAGAACGGGGGGGAGGCAGGGGAGGGGCGGACATACGAGCAGAATGATATCTCAA GTTTCCTCCCGTCCGAGTCCCTGTCGCTGTCTCCATCCCGCTTGCTCCGCGCGCCGGGCGAGGGGGGCGAGGCGGACTGGCTCGACACACACGACTTCTCACTCAGCAGCTTCCTCTCCCACCTGGAGAAGGCCCAGCAGGAGCTACCG GTGGATTCCCATCTCCAGTCGTTGATGGCTGAAAGCAGTGTGGACTACGTGGCCAAGTTCGCTGACCTCGCCGCTGAGGTGGACGACCAAGACCTCAGTGACGACCTgccttaa
- the LOC116774295 gene encoding GDP-Man:Man(3)GlcNAc(2)-PP-Dol alpha-1,2-mannosyltransferase, which translates to MIIEIITLVVVLPMMFLGVLLFGTFVIIPCAFIFASWYMRIKERKLQRRTRDGANVAFFHPYCNGGGGGERVLWVAIKALLSKYPDTNIYIYTVETAEPTTILNKVQNQFNVKVEPERINFIRLSMGRAIEAKTYPYFTLLLQSLGTMVLGMEAFMKFNPDIYIDTMGCAFTYPIFRYLAQCSVGCYTHYPTITSAMMRRVKHRLITYNNSSVIARNPILTWCKLLYYKIFGWLYGVVGRQADVVMVNGSWTEEHINELWDCPLNTHRVYPPCEVSELKKLRSLVKESDPIRILSVAQFRPEKDHPLMLQAIYELRNLLIKNEVLWNKIRLVLVGSCRNAEDEERVRNLKDLAKHLAIDENVQFIVNAPYSTLLNLYQNSTLAIHAMWNEHFGISVVECMAAGLITVAHKSGGPLADIVETSQSSRTGFLASEADEYARAILEVIAMSGEEKKRIIEAARASVDRFSEKEFEKSFLRAVEPLMRLD; encoded by the exons ATGATAATAGAAATTATCAC GTTAGTTGTTGTGCTGCCTATGATGTTTTTGGGGGTGTTGTTATTCGGCACGTTCGTGATAATACCATGCGCGTTTATCTTCGCATCGTGGTATATGAGGATTAAGGAAAGAAAGTTACAGAGGAGGACGAGGGATGGTGCCAATGTCGCGTTCTTCCACCCCTATTGTAACGGTGGTGGAGGAGGCGAGAGGGTCCTCTGGGTGGCTATAAAGGCGTTGTTGTCAAA ATATCCAGATaccaacatttatatatacacagtTGAAACAGCAGAGCcaacaacaattttaaacaaagtcCAAAATCAGTTTAATGTGAAGGTTGAACCGGAACGAATAAATTTCATTCGACTCAGTATGGGGAGGGCGATAGAAGCCAAAACCTACCCGTACTTTACATTACTGTTACAAAGTCTGGGCACCATGGTGCTCGGTATGGAAgcatttatgaaatttaatccaG atatatatatagacacgATGGGCTGTGCGTTCACATACCCTATATTCCGTTACTTGGCCCAGTGTTCCGTGGGTTGCTACACACACTATCCAACAATAACCTCGGCTATGATGAGGAGGGTCAAACATCGTCTAATAACTTACAACAATAGCAGTGTTATCGCAAGAAACCCCATACTTACATGGTGTAAGCTTCtctattataagatttttggTTGG TTGTATGGCGTGGTGGGTCGTCAAGCAGACGTGGTTATGGTGAACGGTTCCTGGACGGAAGAACATATTAACGAGCTATGGGACTGTCCTCTCAACACTCACAGAGTGTACCCGCCGTGTGAG GTCAGTGAGCTGAAGAAGCTCCGTTCGCTGGTCAAAGAGTCTGATCCCATCAGAATACTATCGGTGGCTCAGTTCCGACCGGAGAAAGATCACCCGCTCATGCTGCAAGCCATATACGAGCTCAGGAACCTCCTCATCAAGAACGAGGTCTTGTGGAACAAG ataAGGCTGGTCCTAGTGGGCTCCTGTCGTAATGCTGAAGACGAGGAGCGTGTACGGAACCTGAAGGACCTCGCCAAACACCTCGCCATAGACGAGAACGTTCAGTTCATAGTGAACGCTCCGTACAGCACCTTGCTCAACCTGTACCAGAACAGCACCCTCGCCATACACGCCATGTGGAACGAACATTTCGGAATCA GTGTCGTGGAGTGTATGGCAGCAGGTCTGATAACAGTAGCTCACAAGTCCGGGGGGCCTCTGGCCGATATAGTTGAGACCTCTCAGTCCTCCCGGACTGGGTTCCTAGCATCTGAAGCCGATGAGTATGCCAGAGCCATTTTAGAAGTCATCGCTATGTCCGGTGAAgagaaaaaaagaattattgaaGCTGCCAG GGCCTCGGTAGATCGCTTCTCAGAGAAGGAGTTTGAGAAATCATTCTTAAGAGCGGTCGAACCTCTCATGAGGTTGGACTGA
- the LOC116774318 gene encoding lipase 1-like isoform X2 gives MPQLIASAGYPVEKHRVTTEDGYILQLHRIPAGRRIARRIGPSSKKKKAVLVVSGLLGSSGDFVIMGPERSLAYLLADEGYDVWLGNLRGDIYTSHTNYTRNNPKFWEYSFHEHGIYDLPASIDKVLEVTGLPKIMYIGFSMGTTSFFITLSEKPEYNDKVLAYMALAPAVYMRNVKNTAETLLLNWKLPDRMRERGLLSATIPRDLLEMFVTNMCYVKKPQMDMCTSFIYSVIGEDHEQYDGDMMAIIIMRLQPASWRQLEHFGKIALTDTFTSWEGGLKGAVKPYKLSNVKIPVSLFYGHNDRLTQKSQIMRLAGELNATGVLEDFLPACDWPKFNHLDFVFAKDVGTLLNEKLVDYIGKMFSKYG, from the exons atg CCTCAACTAATAGCTTCAGCGGGCTACCCAGTGGAAAAGCACAGGGTCACAACAGAGGATGGATACATCCTGCAGTTACATAGAATACCAGCTGGAAGAAGAATCGCCAGAAGAATAGGACCGAGTTCAAAAAAGAAGAAAGCTGTATTGGTAGTCAGCGGTCTACTTGGCAGCAGCGGAGACTTTGTCATCATGGGACCGGAGAGAAGTTTAG CATACCTTCTAGCAGACGAAGGTTACGATGTATGGCTTGGCAACCTCAGGGGTGATATTTACACTAGCCATACAAACTACACAAGAAATAATCCAAAATTTTGGGAGTACAG tttTCATGAGCATGGTATATACGATCTGCCGGCGTCTATCGACAAAGTCTTAGAGGTCACTGGTCTACCGAAGATCATGTACATTGGCTTTTCCATGGGCACAACCAGCTTCTTCATAACGTTGAGTGAAAaacctgaatataatgataaagttCTGGCGTACATGGCGCTCGCTCCAGCCGTGTACATGAGAAATGTTAAGAACACTGCTGAAACGCTTCTATTGAATTGGAAGTTACCG GATCGTATGCGGGAACGAGGCTTGCTGTCTGCCACTATCCCGCGAGATCTACTAGAGATGTTTGTCACCAACATGTGTTACGTCAAAAAGCCTCAGATGGATATGTGCACCAGCTTTATATACAGCGTCATAGGAGAAGACCACGAACAGTATGATGGg GACATGATGGCCATCATTATCATGAGATTGCAGCCGGCTTCATGGAGACAGTTGGAACATTTCGGAAAAATTGCTTTGACAG ataCTTTCACATCCTGGGAAGGTGGATTGAAGGGTGCTGTGAAACCGTACAAgctcagtaacgttaaaataCCTGTATCCTTATTCTATGGACACAATGATCGTTTAACTCAGAAGTCT cAAATCATGAGGCTAGCTGGCGAGCTTAATGCAACTGGTGTTTTAGAAGATTTCCTACCAGCCTGTGATTGGCCAAAATTCAATCACCTTGACTTTGTCTTTGCAAAAGATGTTGGAACACTGCTCAATGAGAAACTAGTTGATTATATAGGAAAAATGTTTAGTAAAtatggataa